The Nocardioides campestrisoli genome includes a window with the following:
- the mreD gene encoding rod shape-determining protein MreD: MSLARAAVGLLVVLLALALQVSLFPHLAWQGVVPNLVLLVVVAAALSGGAQFALLLGFAGGVLLDLAPPADHVAGRWALSLVLVAWIASRVRQETRPSTLAVLGCVAASSFIGTSVFALSGLVLGEPLGSVPEILGVIAVAVLWDLLLTPFVLPWAMKVFDRLTPAGRERARA, translated from the coding sequence ATGAGCCTGGCCCGGGCCGCCGTCGGCCTCCTCGTCGTGCTCCTGGCCCTGGCTCTCCAGGTCTCGCTCTTCCCGCACCTGGCCTGGCAGGGCGTGGTGCCGAACCTCGTGCTGCTGGTCGTGGTGGCCGCGGCGCTCTCCGGGGGCGCCCAGTTCGCGCTGCTGCTCGGCTTCGCCGGCGGCGTGCTGCTCGACCTCGCGCCGCCTGCCGACCACGTCGCGGGCCGCTGGGCGCTCTCCCTGGTGCTGGTCGCCTGGATCGCCTCCCGGGTCCGGCAGGAGACCCGTCCGTCCACCCTCGCCGTGCTCGGGTGCGTGGCCGCCTCCTCCTTCATCGGCACCTCCGTCTTCGCGCTCAGCGGGCTGGTGCTCGGCGAGCCCCTCGGCTCGGTGCCCGAGATCCTCGGGGTGATCGCGGTCGCCGTCCTGTGGGACCTGCTGCTGACCCCGTTCGTGCTGCCGTGGGCGATGAAGGTCTTCGACCGGCTCACTCCGGCCGGCCGGGAGAGGGCGCGCGCCTGA
- the mrdA gene encoding penicillin-binding protein 2: protein MAVSGSERSRLRLIVVQALVLSLFVTLFARLYYLQVVGGEGYQAQAADQSVRDIVVQPQRGLVVDAMGRPLVANRLSWVIAVDRSVLAKLQEDERDQLVERVAAVIGRKTTHVERRLLDCGDPGAVAGTCWNGSPFQPVPVATDVDQAVALRVLEQPEDYPGVLAEQQHVRAYPRPHGVNLAHVLGYLSPITEEEFDRASEADDRSLNGASVVGRAGVEKQYDAWLRGMPGQRRVAVDSMGRVLGDDGEVAATPGDTLVTSIDAKVQGVVERELARSMAYQRTQVDKVTGRPYEADAGAAVVMETRTGRIVAMASQPTYDPGVWVGGISEQELARLYSEEAGTPLLSRATQGQFAPGSTWKPFMTAAALANGYRTDSTLPCSSGFQVGNRVFKNFESGAYGTIGFAKALEVSCNTFFYRIGYDYWQRLGSDVADVDARDPLVEGAQEFGFGAETGIDLPGEAPGRIADREWKRSYYESQKDYYCGIAGKPQDADTSDFVYRFAREFCVEGYAYRAGDAVNFSIGQGDTIVTPLQLARAYASLGNGGILWEPRIGKAIVSPDGTVLRRIPPKKQGRTKASKQTLAYIDEALKGVSRSGTMAWKFGGFPLDQVQVRAKTGSAEVYGKQTTGWVASYTEDYVVVMMISQGGTGSGSTGDSIRTIWETLYGVEGDQVLPRKAAIPGVVAPGRLPTFQADGTILPPARDKS, encoded by the coding sequence ATGGCCGTCAGCGGGTCCGAGCGGAGCAGGCTGCGGCTGATCGTCGTCCAGGCCCTGGTCCTCTCCCTCTTCGTCACCCTCTTCGCCCGGCTCTACTACCTCCAGGTCGTCGGCGGTGAGGGCTACCAGGCCCAGGCCGCCGACCAGTCCGTGCGCGACATCGTCGTGCAGCCCCAGCGTGGCCTGGTCGTCGACGCGATGGGCCGCCCCCTGGTGGCCAACCGGCTCTCCTGGGTGATCGCGGTGGACCGCAGCGTCCTGGCCAAGCTCCAGGAGGACGAGCGCGACCAGCTGGTCGAGCGGGTCGCCGCGGTGATCGGGCGCAAGACCACCCACGTGGAGCGCCGGCTCCTGGACTGCGGCGATCCGGGCGCGGTCGCCGGCACCTGCTGGAACGGCTCGCCCTTCCAGCCGGTGCCGGTCGCCACCGACGTCGACCAGGCGGTGGCGCTGCGGGTGCTCGAGCAGCCCGAGGACTACCCCGGCGTGCTGGCCGAGCAGCAGCACGTCCGCGCCTACCCGCGCCCGCACGGGGTGAACCTCGCCCACGTGCTCGGCTACCTGAGCCCGATCACCGAGGAGGAGTTCGACCGGGCCAGCGAGGCCGACGACCGCTCCCTCAACGGCGCCTCGGTGGTCGGCCGCGCAGGTGTGGAGAAGCAGTACGACGCCTGGCTGCGGGGCATGCCCGGCCAGCGCCGGGTCGCGGTCGACTCGATGGGCCGGGTGCTGGGCGACGACGGCGAGGTGGCCGCGACCCCCGGCGACACCCTGGTCACCTCGATCGACGCCAAGGTCCAGGGCGTGGTCGAGCGCGAGCTCGCCCGGTCGATGGCCTACCAGCGCACCCAGGTCGACAAGGTCACCGGACGTCCCTACGAGGCCGACGCCGGCGCCGCGGTGGTGATGGAGACCCGGACCGGGCGGATCGTGGCGATGGCCAGCCAGCCGACGTACGACCCCGGGGTCTGGGTCGGCGGCATCTCCGAGCAGGAGCTGGCCCGGCTCTACTCCGAGGAGGCCGGTACGCCGCTGCTCTCCCGCGCCACCCAGGGGCAGTTCGCCCCCGGGTCGACGTGGAAGCCGTTCATGACGGCCGCCGCGCTGGCGAACGGCTACCGCACGGACTCGACGCTGCCGTGCTCCTCGGGCTTCCAGGTGGGCAACCGGGTCTTCAAGAACTTCGAGTCCGGCGCCTACGGCACGATCGGCTTCGCCAAGGCGCTCGAGGTCTCCTGCAACACCTTCTTCTACCGGATCGGCTACGACTACTGGCAGCGGCTCGGCTCGGACGTGGCCGACGTCGACGCCCGGGACCCGCTGGTCGAGGGCGCCCAGGAGTTCGGCTTCGGCGCCGAGACGGGGATCGACCTGCCGGGCGAGGCGCCGGGCCGGATCGCGGACCGGGAGTGGAAGCGCTCCTACTACGAGTCGCAGAAGGACTACTACTGCGGGATCGCGGGCAAGCCGCAGGACGCCGACACCTCCGACTTCGTCTACCGGTTCGCCCGGGAGTTCTGCGTGGAGGGCTACGCCTACCGCGCCGGCGACGCCGTCAACTTCTCCATCGGTCAGGGCGACACCATCGTCACCCCGCTCCAGCTGGCCCGGGCCTACGCCTCGCTGGGCAACGGCGGCATCCTCTGGGAGCCTCGGATCGGCAAGGCGATCGTCAGCCCCGACGGCACCGTGCTGCGCCGGATCCCGCCCAAGAAGCAGGGGCGCACGAAGGCGTCGAAGCAGACGCTGGCCTACATCGACGAGGCGCTCAAGGGCGTCTCCAGGTCCGGCACGATGGCGTGGAAGTTCGGCGGCTTCCCGCTCGACCAGGTGCAGGTCCGCGCCAAGACCGGCTCCGCCGAGGTCTACGGCAAGCAGACCACCGGCTGGGTGGCCTCCTACACCGAGGACTACGTCGTGGTGATGATGATCAGCCAGGGCGGCACCGGGTCGGGCAGCACCGGCGACTCGATCCGGACCATCTGGGAGACGCTGTACGGCGTCGAGGGCGACCAGGTGCTCCCGCGCAAGGCCGCGATCCCCGGGGTGGTGGCCCCGGGCCGGCTGCCCACGTTCCAGGCCGACGGCACCATCCTCCCGCCCGCGCGGGACAAGTCGTGA
- the rodA gene encoding rod shape-determining protein RodA has protein sequence MNTRGGLRAPGLDWLLMLAVAGLLVIGTLAVWSTTSGRDLLTAGDPTAYLRKQLVNVAIGVVLMVLVLATDHRWVRILAPLVYVFSVAGLVLVLTMGSTINGSRSWLQLGGMSIQPSEFAKLAVVVGMALLVAERTEGSWRRSVGTVEVVGMLLIAALPAALIMGQPDLGTMLVLSATVFGALAVAGAPRRWLAGLLVAGVAAAALAVSGGLLKDYQLARFMAFTDPDLDPRGAGYNTEQARIAVGNGGLYGQGLFDGSQTQSGFVPEQHTDFIFTAVGEELGLLGAGLVIALLGVVIWRALSIAAATDDMFGRVAAAGIACWFGFQAFQNIGMCLGIMPVTGVPLPFVSYGGSSMFAGMLALGLLQNVHLRNSTSLPTRLLVPVGARGIRGASALRGSSTRR, from the coding sequence GTGAACACCCGCGGCGGGCTGCGCGCGCCGGGCTTGGACTGGCTGCTCATGCTGGCGGTGGCGGGTCTGCTCGTGATCGGCACCCTGGCGGTCTGGTCGACCACCTCGGGCCGCGACCTGCTCACCGCCGGCGACCCGACGGCGTACCTGCGCAAGCAGCTGGTCAACGTCGCCATCGGCGTCGTGCTGATGGTGCTGGTGCTGGCCACCGACCACCGGTGGGTACGCATCCTCGCGCCGCTGGTCTACGTCTTCTCCGTCGCCGGCCTGGTGCTGGTGCTGACCATGGGCTCGACGATCAACGGCTCCCGCTCGTGGCTCCAGCTGGGCGGGATGTCGATCCAGCCCTCGGAGTTCGCCAAGCTGGCCGTGGTGGTCGGGATGGCCCTGCTGGTGGCCGAGCGGACCGAGGGCAGCTGGCGCCGCTCGGTCGGCACGGTCGAGGTGGTGGGGATGCTGCTGATCGCGGCCCTGCCGGCGGCGCTGATCATGGGGCAGCCCGACCTCGGCACCATGCTGGTGCTCAGCGCCACCGTCTTCGGCGCGCTCGCAGTGGCCGGGGCACCCCGCCGCTGGCTGGCCGGCCTGCTGGTCGCCGGGGTGGCGGCCGCCGCGCTGGCGGTGAGCGGGGGACTGCTCAAGGACTACCAGCTGGCCCGGTTCATGGCCTTCACCGATCCCGACCTGGACCCGCGGGGGGCCGGCTACAACACCGAGCAGGCGCGGATCGCCGTCGGCAACGGGGGGCTCTACGGCCAGGGCCTCTTCGACGGCTCGCAGACCCAGTCCGGCTTCGTGCCCGAGCAGCACACCGACTTCATCTTCACCGCGGTCGGGGAGGAGCTGGGCCTGCTCGGCGCCGGGCTGGTCATCGCGCTGCTGGGGGTGGTGATCTGGCGGGCGCTCTCGATCGCCGCGGCGACCGACGACATGTTCGGCCGGGTCGCGGCGGCCGGCATCGCGTGCTGGTTCGGCTTCCAGGCGTTCCAGAACATCGGGATGTGCCTGGGGATCATGCCGGTGACCGGCGTGCCGCTGCCGTTCGTCTCCTACGGCGGGTCCTCGATGTTCGCCGGCATGCTGGCGCTCGGCCTGCTGCAGAACGTGCACCTGCGCAACTCCACCAGCCTGCCGACCCGGCTGCTGGTGCCGGTCGGGGCCCGCGGGATCAGGGGCGCCTCGGCGCTCAGGGGTTCATCGACAAGAAGATGA
- a CDS encoding calcium:proton antiporter, which translates to MSATSLHGRYNWTLVTPPVALALLAATWANHEHWAVLVAIAVALVGAVLAAVHHAEVVAHKVGEPYGSLILAVAVTVIEVGLIVMLMTSGGAGASTYARDTVFAALMITLNGIVGLSLLVGALRHHLVSFNASGTGAALATVITLAGVSLVLPGFTTSGEGLEFSASQLAFAAIASLVLYGAFVFTQTVRHRDFFVPVSSDEFGLFTGLLDADDDQHADLPTNRATMTSLGLLLASLVSVVGLAKLLSPTIEEGVSSLGLPYTVVGVVIALLVLSPESIAAVRNASRDRVQISLNLGYGSAMASIGLTIPTIAIAMIWLDGPLELGLMPMQLVLLAITVVVSVLTVVQGRAKTLQGVVHLVLLAAFIFLSMNP; encoded by the coding sequence ATGAGCGCCACCTCTCTGCACGGCCGGTACAACTGGACGCTCGTCACTCCGCCGGTGGCCCTGGCGCTGCTCGCCGCGACCTGGGCCAACCACGAGCACTGGGCGGTGCTGGTGGCCATCGCGGTCGCCCTGGTCGGCGCCGTGCTGGCGGCGGTCCACCACGCCGAGGTGGTCGCGCACAAGGTCGGGGAGCCCTACGGGTCGCTGATCCTGGCGGTCGCGGTCACGGTGATCGAGGTCGGCCTGATCGTCATGCTGATGACCAGCGGCGGCGCCGGCGCCAGCACCTACGCCCGGGACACCGTCTTCGCGGCCCTGATGATCACGCTCAACGGCATCGTCGGCCTCTCGCTCCTGGTCGGCGCCCTGCGGCACCACCTGGTGAGCTTCAACGCCTCCGGCACCGGCGCCGCGCTGGCGACCGTGATCACCCTCGCCGGCGTCTCCCTGGTGCTGCCCGGCTTCACCACCTCGGGCGAGGGCCTGGAGTTCTCCGCCTCCCAGCTCGCCTTCGCCGCGATCGCCTCGCTCGTCCTGTACGGCGCGTTCGTCTTCACCCAGACCGTGCGGCACCGGGACTTCTTCGTCCCGGTCTCCAGCGACGAGTTCGGGCTGTTCACCGGGCTGCTGGACGCCGACGACGACCAGCACGCCGACCTGCCCACCAACCGGGCGACGATGACCAGCCTGGGCCTGCTGCTGGCCTCGCTGGTCTCGGTGGTCGGGCTCGCCAAGCTGCTCTCCCCCACCATCGAGGAGGGCGTCAGCAGCCTGGGCCTGCCCTACACCGTGGTCGGCGTGGTGATCGCCCTGCTGGTGCTGTCGCCCGAGTCGATCGCCGCGGTCCGCAACGCCTCCCGGGACCGGGTGCAGATCAGCCTCAACCTGGGCTACGGCTCGGCGATGGCCTCGATCGGCCTGACCATCCCGACCATCGCGATCGCGATGATCTGGCTCGACGGCCCGCTCGAGCTGGGCCTGATGCCGATGCAGCTGGTGCTGCTGGCGATCACCGTGGTCGTCTCGGTGCTCACCGTCGTCCAGGGCCGGGCCAAGACCCTGCAGGGCGTGGTCCACCTGGTGCTGCTGGCGGCCTTCATCTTCTTGTCGATGAACCCCTGA
- a CDS encoding TIGR03960 family B12-binding radical SAM protein, with protein sequence MSSDAASVFHLLEPRLPSVSKPIQYVGGELNSTVKDWNCAAATAEGGETVRWALMYPDAYEVGLPNQGVQILYEVLNERDWILAERTYAVWPDMEKVMREDRIPQFTVDGHRPVRAFDVLGLSFSTELGYTNMLNALDLAGIPLHAADRGDEDPVVLAGGHAAFNPEPIADFIDAAVLGDGEEVVLAISEVVREWKTEGRPGGRDELLRRLAVSGGVYVPRFYDVAYGADGSIEAVVPNRPGIPFRVRKHTLMDLDAWPYPAKPLVPLAETVHERYSVEIFRGCTRGCRFCQAGMITRPVRERSITTIGDMVENGIRKTGFEEVGLLSLSSADHTEIGDVAKGLADRYEGSNVSLSLPSTRVDAFNITLANEFSRNGRRSGLTFAPEGGSERMRKVINKMVTEEDLIRTVAAAYSHGWRQVKLYFMVGLPTETDEDVLQVAELAKKVIAKGREVSGRNDIRCTVSIGGFVPKPHTPFQWAAQLDHETTDERLKQLRDVVREDKKYGRAIGFRYHDGKPGIVEGLLSRGDRRVGRIIEQVWRDGGRFDGWSEHFSYDRWMAAAERALSGTGVDVAWYTTRERDLDEVLPWDHLDSGLDKDWLWADWEDALAAAEGADIEVEDCRWTPCYDCGVCPELGLDIQIGPTGQKLLPLSVV encoded by the coding sequence ATGTCGAGCGACGCCGCGTCCGTCTTCCACCTGCTGGAGCCCCGGCTCCCGTCGGTCTCCAAGCCCATCCAGTACGTCGGCGGTGAGCTCAACTCCACCGTCAAGGACTGGAACTGCGCCGCCGCGACCGCCGAGGGCGGGGAGACCGTCCGCTGGGCGCTGATGTACCCCGACGCCTACGAGGTCGGCCTGCCCAACCAGGGCGTCCAGATCCTCTACGAGGTGCTCAACGAGCGCGACTGGATCCTGGCCGAGCGCACCTACGCGGTGTGGCCGGACATGGAGAAGGTGATGCGCGAGGACCGCATCCCGCAGTTCACCGTCGACGGGCACCGGCCCGTCCGCGCCTTCGACGTGCTGGGCCTGAGCTTCTCCACCGAGCTGGGCTACACCAACATGCTCAACGCCCTCGACCTGGCGGGCATCCCGCTGCACGCCGCCGACCGCGGCGACGAGGACCCGGTGGTGCTCGCGGGCGGCCACGCCGCCTTCAACCCCGAGCCGATCGCGGACTTCATCGACGCCGCGGTCCTCGGCGACGGCGAGGAGGTCGTCCTGGCGATCTCCGAGGTCGTCCGGGAGTGGAAGACCGAGGGCCGCCCCGGCGGTCGCGACGAGCTGCTGCGCCGCCTCGCGGTCAGCGGCGGCGTCTACGTCCCGCGGTTCTACGACGTGGCCTACGGCGCCGACGGCTCGATCGAGGCCGTGGTGCCGAACCGCCCCGGCATCCCGTTCCGGGTGCGCAAGCACACCCTGATGGACCTCGACGCCTGGCCCTACCCGGCCAAGCCCCTGGTGCCGCTGGCCGAGACCGTCCACGAGCGCTACTCGGTGGAGATCTTCCGCGGGTGCACCCGCGGCTGCCGGTTCTGCCAGGCCGGGATGATCACCCGCCCGGTGCGCGAGCGCTCCATCACCACCATCGGCGACATGGTCGAGAACGGCATCCGCAAGACCGGGTTCGAGGAGGTCGGCCTGCTCTCGCTCTCCAGCGCCGACCACACCGAGATCGGCGACGTGGCCAAGGGCCTGGCCGACCGGTACGAGGGCTCCAACGTCTCGCTCTCGCTGCCCTCGACCCGGGTCGACGCCTTCAACATCACCCTGGCCAACGAGTTCTCCCGCAACGGCCGGCGCTCCGGGCTGACCTTCGCCCCCGAGGGCGGCAGCGAGCGGATGCGCAAGGTGATCAACAAGATGGTCACCGAGGAGGACCTGATCCGCACGGTCGCCGCGGCGTACTCGCACGGCTGGCGCCAGGTGAAGCTCTACTTCATGGTCGGGCTCCCCACCGAGACCGACGAGGACGTGCTCCAGGTCGCCGAGCTGGCCAAGAAGGTGATCGCCAAGGGTCGTGAGGTCTCCGGCCGCAACGACATCCGCTGCACGGTCTCGATCGGCGGGTTCGTGCCCAAGCCGCACACCCCGTTCCAGTGGGCCGCCCAGCTCGACCACGAGACCACCGACGAGCGGCTCAAGCAGCTGCGCGACGTGGTCCGCGAGGACAAGAAGTACGGCCGCGCCATCGGCTTCCGCTACCACGACGGCAAGCCCGGCATCGTCGAGGGACTGCTCTCGCGCGGCGACCGCCGGGTGGGCCGGATCATCGAGCAGGTCTGGCGCGACGGCGGCCGGTTCGACGGCTGGAGCGAGCACTTCTCCTACGACCGGTGGATGGCCGCCGCCGAGCGGGCCCTCTCGGGCACCGGGGTCGACGTCGCCTGGTACACCACCCGCGAGCGCGACCTGGACGAGGTGCTCCCGTGGGACCACCTCGACTCGGGCCTGGACAAGGACTGGCTCTGGGCCGACTGGGAGGACGCCCTGGCGGCCGCCGAGGGTGCCGACATCGAGGTCGAGGACTGCCGGTGGACCCCGTGCTACGACTGCGGCGTGTGCCCTGAGCTGGGGCTCGACATCCAGATCGGCCCGACCGGGCAGAAGCTGCTCCCGCTCAGCGTCGTCTGA